ctaatattttattttatttgtttggattttgtgATAGTTGTATTATTTAGccaattataaatgtttttcttatacattttttttcataaatatttttacattacattcactAATCATGACATTTGTGAATACCTCATTTTGTAGTTCATATAGGCTATACATacaatttttattatatattttccatagatctacagtaccagtcaaaagtttggacacaccttctcattcaatggtttttttatttttttttctacattgtagattaatattgaagacatccaaactatgaaggaacacatatggaattatgtggtaaacaaacaaatgctcaacaaaccagaatatgttttatattttagattcttcaaagtagttgaatgagaaggtgtgtccactgTATATACTTAATGTTTGTGTCAGaggaagaaaatacaaaattgaGGCTGTCAAAACCATAACCTTAAGAGCAATAATGTTGCTTTTACAATTTTAAACTACAAATCATGCTGCATTCACCAACAGAGGCTGCACAATGGGAGTTACCATTAAATGTATACTTTTGTATCACCCCTATGTCCTTGACAAACATTAAACAACACATAgaatataatatgactttttaatatataacagACAACATAGCATCAGCAGAATTATGTGCACACTGCAACTCACATTAAGgctaaacagataaataaacaagtgtaggatattttctTATATAGCTATTTCACAGGAGCCACGTTAGATTACtatcccaaaaatgtaattatacatacatttatgattttaaaagtATAAAGACAAAACTGCACAGTATTTGTTTATTCCTCCATTTCATTATCTAACCACTGAGCATCTCCCAGTATGTAGCCCAAGCCCATTGAGCGCCGTGGTCGAGCCATGGCTTGGGCGACCTCCTCATATGAATCCTCCTCCATctgaaacacatattttttgtcAGCCAATGAAGATGGAGACAGAAAATGTGCaccttttaaaaatcaaatgctgctaattaacatttctttttacaagtTTTCTATTTGTATGTCCGGCAAACAGGCATAAAATCAACTTTGCTCcaacaggagagaaaaaaactcacCTTTGGACTAACAACTCGTTTTACTTCCACGTCGCCTCCAATGTAGTGAGGACTGGACCATTCTGCTTTGTCAGCTTCATCCTCGGAAGAAAACCTCACATAGGCCACGGCCTTATTTTGCTCCGAGTTGGGCATCTTCTTAACCTGGGATCaaattcaacaaataaaaataatttgtataatTCAGTGACAAAATCTCCAATATCTTCATAGTTTATTCAAGAACATGTTAACAaaaggggctgcacggtggtgtagtggttagcactgtcgcctcacagcaagaggggccggggttcaattcccgagctggacaaccttctgtgtggagtttgcatgttctccccgtgtcagtgtgggttctctccgggttctccggcttcctcccacagtccaaagacatgcagcttaggtgcattaaagactctaaattgcccgtaggtgtggatgtgagtgtgaatggttgtctgtctatatatgtcagactggcgaactgtccagggtgtaccctgccttcgcccattgacagctgagataggctccagcacccctgcgacccttaactggataataagcaggttacggaaaatggatggatggatggatgttaacAAAAGGCATGAATAAATCAGTATATTTGTCAGTGTTTACCTTACACGCTGTGACAACTCCCCAGTCTTTAAAGTAAGCTCGTACATATCCTGCATTTACATAGGGGTTCAGCTCCGTTATTACCAACCCATGGTCCTGTTGAGTGATAGAAAATCATGAGCTTCGTGCCATATTGTGGCTAAGGTCAAAAAGACGAAACAAGTGATGTTGCCTGTGAGTatagaaatgagaaaaactgtttaccaGTTCGTAGTTTTTAGCCAAAGCAGCCATGTATTTCTTTGGAAGACTGATGCACACTCTTTTTTTAGACTTCACTTTATCCATGTTATCTGGAGAGAAGGTGAGAATTGCAGTTGGGAAGGTAgtaaaatgattataaaaaaatgcGATAAGATATGCAATTATTCCAGGACAACGatctgcaaataaaaacatgattgctttacaatttaaatttaagTTGCATGTAAATTAGGAACATGATAATTTACGTGATTATCTAAGCAGATGAAACCAAGAAAGCAAGAAAACTTACCAGAGATGTTTCCTGAGATGCACCCTTCCAAATTCACCAACTCAATGTTCAGAGTAACCTGAACTCATTGTTTATATAGTGGCCCTATTCGTGACAGGAAGTACGCCTCTCActgatcattttgtttgtttattaccTGAACTGTCTGGAAGAATGACTAGTCGAGGAGTTACCGAACTTGTTTGGCAACcagttggggaaaaaaatatgctaCATTACTTGGTAATGGAGCATCAAACTAAGCAGCATGCCACTTTGTTGTGTGACCTCACATTGGGGTTTGAGGCTACAAGTAAATCAGATGCTCATCTGCAGTTTAACATGTTTACCCGCTTTTTGTTATGTGAAGCCCTTATGATTTTGATAAAACAAACTCACGGGACATAAAGCAAGTCACCAGACGTTGCCAAAATATGCAAAAGGATCCCACTTCCCTCTCCATTCCGActttatctctttatctttaCCAGTTAAATAGTTATTTGTCACATTTGCTGCATGATGTTGATGTATCACTGTCccgatttttttcttctcaacatGTTTTACATAACTTCAAGTTGAATGTGTTTATAGAACATTTTCTGTAATGTGTGCTTTATGGAAATTTAGGACACAGCTGCAAAAAGCAGCGTTCATTTGTCAGGTTGATAGCTATATATTGTgggggtgtttttttcccccattctgCTGGATGAACTTAATGCATATTATTGCTTTGAATTCCTTCTATTGCACCTGTAACATACATGCCATACGTGTTTACTGTGGTAGTCCATTTTTTATGGGAAACATCATGACAAAGTGCAaaatctgtattaaaaaaatgcaagaaaCGTTCTGATTAATTGTATGTGTTCAGGTGAATGGCTTGGAGGAATACCTGCAGTGTTTGAACAAATCAGatacatatttttcaaataaggGGACAGTTGCTATTGTCTAATTTGCCAAAAACACATGAAGAGGGTTCCtcatacaaaaacacagatactGATGTGttcaaagtaatttattttctagACAACACCTTcaagatcattttttaataaacttttaccagagtgacaaaaaaaatataggt
This genomic window from Anoplopoma fimbria isolate UVic2021 breed Golden Eagle Sablefish chromosome 11, Afim_UVic_2022, whole genome shotgun sequence contains:
- the LOC129098318 gene encoding uncharacterized protein LOC129098318, producing MDKVKSKKRVCISLPKKYMAALAKNYELDHGLVITELNPYVNAGYVRAYFKDWGVVTACKVKKMPNSEQNKAVAYVRFSSEDEADKAEWSSPHYIGGDVEVKRVVSPKMEEDSYEEVAQAMARPRRSMGLGYILGDAQWLDNEMEE